The Caenorhabditis elegans chromosome II genome has a segment encoding these proteins:
- the unc-105 gene encoding Degenerin-like protein unc-105 (Confirmed by transcript evidence), which produces MAEDRIKSKLRRPASIESTMSSRTKPRHKPSPMSILMPHLMVGESFRKYRPHGLRNIRMNGHLDWNQLRKSFEKQSTFHGISHAATADGKWRWFWYTAFTICLLALLIQIFFLISKYRQYGKTVDLDLKFENAPFPSITICNLNPYKKSAIQSNPNTKAMMEAYSRRIGSGDKTEGIAAALSATGGLHAKVRRAKRKAKGKPRLRDRRYHQAFAQCLCDIEQLTGDRKGSCFAAFKGKIEIDTNNTAGFMNLHTSRCLCQLDTVSKALWPCFPYSSWKEKLCSECVDNTGHCPMRFYKGNELYENIKEQVDLCLCHKEYNHCVSTRDDGIILEISPNDELNDLDIGKKIASQLSAQQEKQAEVTTTEAPTVTQALGFEELTDDIAITSQAQENLMFAVGEMSEKAKESMSYELDELVLKCSFNQKDCQMDRDFTLHYDNTFGNCYTFNYNRTAEVASHRAGANYGLRVLLYANVSEYLPTTEAVGFRITVHDKHIVPFPDAFGYSAPTGFMSSFGVRMKQFIRLEPPYGHCRHGGEDAATFVYTGFQYSVEACHRSCAQKVIVEACGCADPMYPVAEMFGNNTKPCQAVNMDQRECLRNTTLWLGELYSKGKEAIIPDCYCHQPCQETNYEVTYSSARWPSGSAKVMECLPGDFLCLEKYRKNAAMVQIFYEELNYETMQESPAYTLTSVLADLGGLTGLWIGASVVSLLEIVTLIVFATQAYVRKRKGSISAQSHHSVPVHRASRVSLNTLHKSSTTQSVKLSVMDIRSIKSIHSNHSSKSKQSILIEDLPPAIQEQSDDEEETTESSRTNGSCRYLAPGEDLPCLCKYHPDGSIRIMKALCPVHGYMVRRNYDYSVSNSEEEDAEDEVHREPEPFYSAPYEHRKK; this is translated from the exons ATGGCAGAAGAtagaataaaatcaaaattgcgCCGTCCGGCGTCAATTGAGTCCACGATGTCGAGCAGGACTAAGCCAAGACATAAACCATCTCCAATGTCAATTCTGATGCCACATCTTATGGTTGGAGAATCATTTCGTAAATATCGACCACATG gtcTTCGAAACATACGGATGAATGGTCATTTAGACTGGAACCAGCtcagaaaaagtttcgaaaaacagTCAACATTCCACGGAATTTCACATGCAGCTACTGCAGATGGAAAATGGAGATG gttCTGGTACACAGCATTTACGATATGTCTTCTTGCACTGCTCATACAGATATTCTTTCTCATATCAAAATATCGTCAATATGGTAAAACGGTCGATCTTGAT ctcaaatttgaaaacgcTCCATTTCCATCAATCACAATATGCAATTTAAATCCGTATAAGAAAAGTGCAATACAGTCGAATCCTAATACAAAAGCTATGATGGAAGCATACAGTCGACGGATAGGTTCTGGTGATAAAACTGAAGGAATTGCAGCAGCACTATCAGCAACTGGTGGACTACATGCTAAAG ttcgtAGAGCAAAACGAAAAGCAAAGGGAAAACCAAGGTTACGGGATCGTCGATATCATCAAGCATTCGCACAGTGTCTATGTGACATTGAACAGCTAACTGGTGACAGAAAAGGTTCTTGCTTTGCGGCTTTCAAAGGAAAAATAGAAATCGATACAAATAATACTGCTGGTTTTATGAATTTGCATACATCTCGATGTCTTTGTCAACTAGATACGGTTTCTAAAGCACTTTGGCCATGTTTTCCAT ATTCTTCGTGGAAGGAGAAACTATGTTCGGAATGTGTGGATAACACGGGACACTGTCCAATGAGATTTTACAAAGGAAATGAActttatgaaaatatcaaagagCAAGTTGATTTATGTCTTTGTCATAAAGAATACAACCATTGTGTTTCTACGAGAGATGATGGGATAATTCTTGAAATAAGCCCAAATGACGAACTGAATGATTTGgatattggcaaaaaaatcgcATCACAGTTGAGTGCTCAACAGGAAAAACAAGCCGAAGTTACTACTACGGAAGCACCAACAGTGACTCAGGCGTTAGGATTTGAAGAATTAACTGATGATATTGCAATTACTTCACAAGCACAAGAAAATCTTATGTTCGCAGTTGGAGAGATGTCAGAAAAAGCGAAGGAAAGTATGTCCTATGAATTAGATGAGCTTGTATTGAAATGCTCTTTTAATCAAAAAGATTGCCAAATGGATAG AGACTTCACGTTGCATTATGATAACACATTTGGAAATTGCTATACTTTCAATTACAATCGAACTGCAGAAGTCGCGTCGCATAGAGCAGGAGCGAATTATGGTCTTCGTGTACTGTTATATGCTAATGTTAGTGAGTATTTACCAACAACTGAAGCTGTCGGATTTCGGATTACTGTACACGATAAACACATTGTTCCGTTCCCAGATGCTTTTGGTTATTCTGCTCCAACAGGATTTATGTCGTCTTTTGGAGTTAGAAtg AAACAATTCATACGTCTCGAACCACCATACGGACATTGTCGTCACGGAGGAGAAGATGCAGCGACGTTTGTGTATACTGGTTTCCAATATTCCGTAGAGGCATGCCATAGAAGTTGTGCTCAGAAAGTGATAGTTGAAGCGTGCGGATGTGCAGATCCAATGTATCCAGTTGCTGAGATGTTTGGAAATAATACTAAACCGTGTCAGGCTGTTAATATGGACCAAAGAGAGTGCCTCAGAAATACTACACTCTGGTTGGGAGAATTGTATTCAAAAGGAAAAGAAGCAATCATTCCTGATTGCTACTGCCATCAGCCTTGCCA AGAGACCAACTATGAAGTTACATATTCATCAGCTCGATGGCCATCAGGATCCGCAAAGGTTATGGAGTGTTTACCAGGAGACTTTCTTTGCTTGGAAAAGTATCGAAAGAATGCAGCAATGGTTCAAATATTCTACGAAGAATTGAACTATGAAACAATGCAAGAAAGCCCCGCGTACACTCTCACATCAGTTCTCGCTGATCTTGGTGGTCTCACAGGTTTATGGATCGGTGCATCAGTTGTATCACTTCTTGAAATTGTAACTTTAATCGTATTTGCAACACAAGCTTATGTCAGAAAACGGAAAGG CTCGATTTCGGCCCAATCACATCATTCAGTACCCGTCCATAGAGCTTCCAGGGTTTCATTGAATACTCTTCACAAAAGCAGTACAACTCAAAGTGTCAAATTATCTGTGATGGATATTCGATCAATTAAGTCGATCCATTCGAATCATTCGTCGAAAAGCAAACAGTCGATTCTCATTGAGGATCTTCCGCCAGCAATTCAG GAGCAAAGTGACGATGAAGAAGAAACAACAGAATCTTCAAGAACAAATGGTTCATGTCGATATCTGGCGCCTGGAGAAGATCTTCCGTGTCTTTGCAAGTATCATCCAGATGGTTCAATACGAATTATGAAAGCATTATGTCCCGTACATGGCTATATGGTTCGTCGAAACTATGACTACAG CGTGTCGAATAGTGAAGAAGAAGACGCAGAAGACGAAGTTCATCGAGAGCCGGAGCCATTCTATTCTGCCCCGTATGAGCATCGCAAAAAGTGA
- the unc-105 gene encoding Degenerin-like protein unc-105 (Confirmed by transcript evidence), whose amino-acid sequence MLHLAASRNSQINSSLRNIRMNGHLDWNQLRKSFEKQSTFHGISHAATADGKWRWFWYTAFTICLLALLIQIFFLISKYRQYGKTVDLDLKFENAPFPSITICNLNPYKKSAIQSNPNTKAMMEAYSRRIGSGDKTEGIAAALSATGGLHAKVRRAKRKAKGKPRLRDRRYHQAFAQCLCDIEQLTGDRKGSCFAAFKGKIEIDTNNTAGFMNLHTSRCLCQLDTVSKALWPCFPYSSWKEKLCSECVDNTGHCPMRFYKGNELYENIKEQVDLCLCHKEYNHCVSTRDDGIILEISPNDELNDLDIGKKIASQLSAQQEKQAEVTTTEAPTVTQALGFEELTDDIAITSQAQENLMFAVGEMSEKAKESMSYELDELVLKCSFNQKDCQMDRDFTLHYDNTFGNCYTFNYNRTAEVASHRAGANYGLRVLLYANVSEYLPTTEAVGFRITVHDKHIVPFPDAFGYSAPTGFMSSFGVRMKQFIRLEPPYGHCRHGGEDAATFVYTGFQYSVEACHRSCAQKVIVEACGCADPMYPVAEMFGNNTKPCQAVNMDQRECLRNTTLWLGELYSKGKEAIIPDCYCHQPCQETNYEVTYSSARWPSGSAKVMECLPGDFLCLEKYRKNAAMVQIFYEELNYETMQESPAYTLTSVLADLGGLTGLWIGASVVSLLEIVTLIVFATQAYVRKRKGSISAQSHHSVPVHRASRVSLNTLHKSSTTQSVKLSVMDIRSIKSIHSNHSSKSKQSILIEDLPPAIQEQSDDEEETTESSRTNGSCRYLAPGEDLPCLCKYHPDGSIRIMKALCPVHGYMVRRNYDYSVSNSEEEDAEDEVHREPEPFYSAPYEHRKK is encoded by the exons ATGCTGCATCTTGCAGCTTCTAGAAATTCTCAGATTAATTCTA gtcTTCGAAACATACGGATGAATGGTCATTTAGACTGGAACCAGCtcagaaaaagtttcgaaaaacagTCAACATTCCACGGAATTTCACATGCAGCTACTGCAGATGGAAAATGGAGATG gttCTGGTACACAGCATTTACGATATGTCTTCTTGCACTGCTCATACAGATATTCTTTCTCATATCAAAATATCGTCAATATGGTAAAACGGTCGATCTTGAT ctcaaatttgaaaacgcTCCATTTCCATCAATCACAATATGCAATTTAAATCCGTATAAGAAAAGTGCAATACAGTCGAATCCTAATACAAAAGCTATGATGGAAGCATACAGTCGACGGATAGGTTCTGGTGATAAAACTGAAGGAATTGCAGCAGCACTATCAGCAACTGGTGGACTACATGCTAAAG ttcgtAGAGCAAAACGAAAAGCAAAGGGAAAACCAAGGTTACGGGATCGTCGATATCATCAAGCATTCGCACAGTGTCTATGTGACATTGAACAGCTAACTGGTGACAGAAAAGGTTCTTGCTTTGCGGCTTTCAAAGGAAAAATAGAAATCGATACAAATAATACTGCTGGTTTTATGAATTTGCATACATCTCGATGTCTTTGTCAACTAGATACGGTTTCTAAAGCACTTTGGCCATGTTTTCCAT ATTCTTCGTGGAAGGAGAAACTATGTTCGGAATGTGTGGATAACACGGGACACTGTCCAATGAGATTTTACAAAGGAAATGAActttatgaaaatatcaaagagCAAGTTGATTTATGTCTTTGTCATAAAGAATACAACCATTGTGTTTCTACGAGAGATGATGGGATAATTCTTGAAATAAGCCCAAATGACGAACTGAATGATTTGgatattggcaaaaaaatcgcATCACAGTTGAGTGCTCAACAGGAAAAACAAGCCGAAGTTACTACTACGGAAGCACCAACAGTGACTCAGGCGTTAGGATTTGAAGAATTAACTGATGATATTGCAATTACTTCACAAGCACAAGAAAATCTTATGTTCGCAGTTGGAGAGATGTCAGAAAAAGCGAAGGAAAGTATGTCCTATGAATTAGATGAGCTTGTATTGAAATGCTCTTTTAATCAAAAAGATTGCCAAATGGATAG AGACTTCACGTTGCATTATGATAACACATTTGGAAATTGCTATACTTTCAATTACAATCGAACTGCAGAAGTCGCGTCGCATAGAGCAGGAGCGAATTATGGTCTTCGTGTACTGTTATATGCTAATGTTAGTGAGTATTTACCAACAACTGAAGCTGTCGGATTTCGGATTACTGTACACGATAAACACATTGTTCCGTTCCCAGATGCTTTTGGTTATTCTGCTCCAACAGGATTTATGTCGTCTTTTGGAGTTAGAAtg AAACAATTCATACGTCTCGAACCACCATACGGACATTGTCGTCACGGAGGAGAAGATGCAGCGACGTTTGTGTATACTGGTTTCCAATATTCCGTAGAGGCATGCCATAGAAGTTGTGCTCAGAAAGTGATAGTTGAAGCGTGCGGATGTGCAGATCCAATGTATCCAGTTGCTGAGATGTTTGGAAATAATACTAAACCGTGTCAGGCTGTTAATATGGACCAAAGAGAGTGCCTCAGAAATACTACACTCTGGTTGGGAGAATTGTATTCAAAAGGAAAAGAAGCAATCATTCCTGATTGCTACTGCCATCAGCCTTGCCA AGAGACCAACTATGAAGTTACATATTCATCAGCTCGATGGCCATCAGGATCCGCAAAGGTTATGGAGTGTTTACCAGGAGACTTTCTTTGCTTGGAAAAGTATCGAAAGAATGCAGCAATGGTTCAAATATTCTACGAAGAATTGAACTATGAAACAATGCAAGAAAGCCCCGCGTACACTCTCACATCAGTTCTCGCTGATCTTGGTGGTCTCACAGGTTTATGGATCGGTGCATCAGTTGTATCACTTCTTGAAATTGTAACTTTAATCGTATTTGCAACACAAGCTTATGTCAGAAAACGGAAAGG CTCGATTTCGGCCCAATCACATCATTCAGTACCCGTCCATAGAGCTTCCAGGGTTTCATTGAATACTCTTCACAAAAGCAGTACAACTCAAAGTGTCAAATTATCTGTGATGGATATTCGATCAATTAAGTCGATCCATTCGAATCATTCGTCGAAAAGCAAACAGTCGATTCTCATTGAGGATCTTCCGCCAGCAATTCAG GAGCAAAGTGACGATGAAGAAGAAACAACAGAATCTTCAAGAACAAATGGTTCATGTCGATATCTGGCGCCTGGAGAAGATCTTCCGTGTCTTTGCAAGTATCATCCAGATGGTTCAATACGAATTATGAAAGCATTATGTCCCGTACATGGCTATATGGTTCGTCGAAACTATGACTACAG CGTGTCGAATAGTGAAGAAGAAGACGCAGAAGACGAAGTTCATCGAGAGCCGGAGCCATTCTATTCTGCCCCGTATGAGCATCGCAAAAAGTGA
- the unc-105 gene encoding Degenerin-like protein unc-105 (Confirmed by transcript evidence) — protein MNGHLDWNQLRKSFEKQSTFHGISHAATADGKWRWFWYTAFTICLLALLIQIFFLISKYRQYGKTVDLDLKFENAPFPSITICNLNPYKKSAIQSNPNTKAMMEAYSRRIGSGDKTEGIAAALSATGGLHAKVRRAKRKAKGKPRLRDRRYHQAFAQCLCDIEQLTGDRKGSCFAAFKGKIEIDTNNTAGFMNLHTSRCLCQLDTVSKALWPCFPYSSWKEKLCSECVDNTGHCPMRFYKGNELYENIKEQVDLCLCHKEYNHCVSTRDDGIILEISPNDELNDLDIGKKIASQLSAQQEKQAEVTTTEAPTVTQALGFEELTDDIAITSQAQENLMFAVGEMSEKAKESMSYELDELVLKCSFNQKDCQMDRDFTLHYDNTFGNCYTFNYNRTAEVASHRAGANYGLRVLLYANVSEYLPTTEAVGFRITVHDKHIVPFPDAFGYSAPTGFMSSFGVRMKQFIRLEPPYGHCRHGGEDAATFVYTGFQYSVEACHRSCAQKVIVEACGCADPMYPVAEMFGNNTKPCQAVNMDQRECLRNTTLWLGELYSKGKEAIIPDCYCHQPCQETNYEVTYSSARWPSGSAKVMECLPGDFLCLEKYRKNAAMVQIFYEELNYETMQESPAYTLTSVLADLGGLTGLWIGASVVSLLEIVTLIVFATQAYVRKRKGSISAQSHHSVPVHRASRVSLNTLHKSSTTQSVKLSVMDIRSIKSIHSNHSSKSKQSILIEDLPPAIQEQSDDEEETTESSRTNGSCRYLAPGEDLPCLCKYHPDGSIRIMKALCPVHGYMVRRNYDYSVSNSEEEDAEDEVHREPEPFYSAPYEHRKK, from the exons ATGAATGGTCATTTAGACTGGAACCAGCtcagaaaaagtttcgaaaaacagTCAACATTCCACGGAATTTCACATGCAGCTACTGCAGATGGAAAATGGAGATG gttCTGGTACACAGCATTTACGATATGTCTTCTTGCACTGCTCATACAGATATTCTTTCTCATATCAAAATATCGTCAATATGGTAAAACGGTCGATCTTGAT ctcaaatttgaaaacgcTCCATTTCCATCAATCACAATATGCAATTTAAATCCGTATAAGAAAAGTGCAATACAGTCGAATCCTAATACAAAAGCTATGATGGAAGCATACAGTCGACGGATAGGTTCTGGTGATAAAACTGAAGGAATTGCAGCAGCACTATCAGCAACTGGTGGACTACATGCTAAAG ttcgtAGAGCAAAACGAAAAGCAAAGGGAAAACCAAGGTTACGGGATCGTCGATATCATCAAGCATTCGCACAGTGTCTATGTGACATTGAACAGCTAACTGGTGACAGAAAAGGTTCTTGCTTTGCGGCTTTCAAAGGAAAAATAGAAATCGATACAAATAATACTGCTGGTTTTATGAATTTGCATACATCTCGATGTCTTTGTCAACTAGATACGGTTTCTAAAGCACTTTGGCCATGTTTTCCAT ATTCTTCGTGGAAGGAGAAACTATGTTCGGAATGTGTGGATAACACGGGACACTGTCCAATGAGATTTTACAAAGGAAATGAActttatgaaaatatcaaagagCAAGTTGATTTATGTCTTTGTCATAAAGAATACAACCATTGTGTTTCTACGAGAGATGATGGGATAATTCTTGAAATAAGCCCAAATGACGAACTGAATGATTTGgatattggcaaaaaaatcgcATCACAGTTGAGTGCTCAACAGGAAAAACAAGCCGAAGTTACTACTACGGAAGCACCAACAGTGACTCAGGCGTTAGGATTTGAAGAATTAACTGATGATATTGCAATTACTTCACAAGCACAAGAAAATCTTATGTTCGCAGTTGGAGAGATGTCAGAAAAAGCGAAGGAAAGTATGTCCTATGAATTAGATGAGCTTGTATTGAAATGCTCTTTTAATCAAAAAGATTGCCAAATGGATAG AGACTTCACGTTGCATTATGATAACACATTTGGAAATTGCTATACTTTCAATTACAATCGAACTGCAGAAGTCGCGTCGCATAGAGCAGGAGCGAATTATGGTCTTCGTGTACTGTTATATGCTAATGTTAGTGAGTATTTACCAACAACTGAAGCTGTCGGATTTCGGATTACTGTACACGATAAACACATTGTTCCGTTCCCAGATGCTTTTGGTTATTCTGCTCCAACAGGATTTATGTCGTCTTTTGGAGTTAGAAtg AAACAATTCATACGTCTCGAACCACCATACGGACATTGTCGTCACGGAGGAGAAGATGCAGCGACGTTTGTGTATACTGGTTTCCAATATTCCGTAGAGGCATGCCATAGAAGTTGTGCTCAGAAAGTGATAGTTGAAGCGTGCGGATGTGCAGATCCAATGTATCCAGTTGCTGAGATGTTTGGAAATAATACTAAACCGTGTCAGGCTGTTAATATGGACCAAAGAGAGTGCCTCAGAAATACTACACTCTGGTTGGGAGAATTGTATTCAAAAGGAAAAGAAGCAATCATTCCTGATTGCTACTGCCATCAGCCTTGCCA AGAGACCAACTATGAAGTTACATATTCATCAGCTCGATGGCCATCAGGATCCGCAAAGGTTATGGAGTGTTTACCAGGAGACTTTCTTTGCTTGGAAAAGTATCGAAAGAATGCAGCAATGGTTCAAATATTCTACGAAGAATTGAACTATGAAACAATGCAAGAAAGCCCCGCGTACACTCTCACATCAGTTCTCGCTGATCTTGGTGGTCTCACAGGTTTATGGATCGGTGCATCAGTTGTATCACTTCTTGAAATTGTAACTTTAATCGTATTTGCAACACAAGCTTATGTCAGAAAACGGAAAGG CTCGATTTCGGCCCAATCACATCATTCAGTACCCGTCCATAGAGCTTCCAGGGTTTCATTGAATACTCTTCACAAAAGCAGTACAACTCAAAGTGTCAAATTATCTGTGATGGATATTCGATCAATTAAGTCGATCCATTCGAATCATTCGTCGAAAAGCAAACAGTCGATTCTCATTGAGGATCTTCCGCCAGCAATTCAG GAGCAAAGTGACGATGAAGAAGAAACAACAGAATCTTCAAGAACAAATGGTTCATGTCGATATCTGGCGCCTGGAGAAGATCTTCCGTGTCTTTGCAAGTATCATCCAGATGGTTCAATACGAATTATGAAAGCATTATGTCCCGTACATGGCTATATGGTTCGTCGAAACTATGACTACAG CGTGTCGAATAGTGAAGAAGAAGACGCAGAAGACGAAGTTCATCGAGAGCCGGAGCCATTCTATTCTGCCCCGTATGAGCATCGCAAAAAGTGA